The region CCAACCTCCGCCCTCTGTATATATAGATTCCGAAAACCCCGGAACAGATTCACACGCGCCGTGCATTCATGCTTCCGACGTCTCAGCCCCGCCACGACCCTACACTTCCGTCATCCTGAACTTGATTCAGGATCTCGCCTTTAATCCTGTCATTTCGAACGCATGTGAGAAATCTCGGTTGTCTTCCCTTAGAAAAAGGCTTGTCGCGGCGAAGCCATGCGAAGCCGGAGGACAATTCCTGGCGTGCGAGGAATCTCTTTTTCCCTTTCACCCTCCCCCTTCCGAATCCCCCTCCCCCCAAATCCACTAACACCCCTATATGCCCTTTTTATCTTTTTTCATCCCCTCAAAAAATCTCTTGACTCCACAGAACGCGCATAATATACTTAACAGTGTTAAGTTACTTAATACAGTTCAAGGCAGGAGATAAATGGGAGTAAAGGAAAGAAGGGAACGGCAAAGGCAGGCGGTCAGGCAGGAAATCCTCGACGCCGCCCGCGAACTATTCATCAAAGACGGCTATGAAAACGTAACAATGCGTAAAATTGCTGAGAAGATTGAATATTCCCCGACGACCATCTACCTCCACTTCAACGACAAGGCCGACCTTGTCCGTTTTTTGTGCGAAGAAGCGTTCGTAAAGTTAGTGGATATGTTCGAGAAGCTCGGAGAAGACATGAGCGACCCGCTCCTCGCCCTCAAAAGATGCGGGCGGGCGTACGTCGATTTCGGCCTCAAGTACCCGAACGACTACAAGGTAACGTTCATGATAGCCCTTAAGCCCACAGCCCCCGAGGACTACCTCCGCGAGGATTCGATGGGCATGAGAGCATACGGCTACCTCAGGAAAATCACCGAGGAATGCATCCGCCAGGGGAAATTCGAGGGCGTGGAGCTCGAAAGCGCGACCCAGTCGCTCTGGATGACGGTCCACGGCATCACGTCCCTCATCATCGCCCACCCGGATTTCCCGTGGGCCGATCAGGAGCGCGTGATCGACCAGACTATAGACAAGATAATAGCGGGGTTCGCGGCATGACGGCCCCGCCGAGAGAGGCTCCGGAAGGAGCGAGGGGAGATTCACTCAAAGACACCCAGGAGGCTTTTACCATGCGGTACGATACGAAGAATAACGGCGCTTGCGGACAGACGGCTGCCCGCGCCTGCGCCGAGGGCAAGACGCCCTGCGCAATCCCCGACGAGCACCTCGTCGCGCTATTCGTCAGAAACCGCGACGAAGACGCATTCGGCGAGCTGGTCAACCGCTACGCCGACAGGATTTACAGAATCGCCCTCAGGATCACGCGCGACCCGGCAGAGGCCGAGGACGTGCTCCAGGACGTGTTCGTCATACTCACGTCCAAGGCAGGCACGTTCAGGATGGAGTCGCGGTTCTCGACGTGGCTCTACCGCGTCGCGCTCAATTCGAGCTACATGCGCATCCGCACGAAGAAGAAGATCACCACGAACGAGTCGAGCCTCGACGGCTATGCCCCTTACGACCAGGCCGGGATTCTCCACGGCGTCGCCGACAAGGACTTCAGCCGCAGGCCCGACAGCGAGCTTCTGACACGCGAGGCGCTCGAGAAGATACGTGACTCGATAGACGCACTCCCCGAGCAGTATAAGCACGTATTTCACCTCCGGCACGAGGAAGGGCTCTCCGACCTCGAAGCGGCCGAGGTGCTGGGAATATCCGTAAGCGCGGCGAAGTCGAGGATTCACAGGGCTCGCCTTTTTCTACGTGACAGGCTGGCGGATTACTTCTACGAAACCGGCAGGTAAGCGGACCACGTCCGCAGGAAGCCGAAGTAGCGGCTAACTCTATCATCACCCACCGAGCACCATATAAATTCACTCCCCTCTCCCTTGAGGGGAGAGGGGTTAAGGGTGAGGGTGTCCTTTGTCATTCCAGAATGCCTGTATCTGGAATCCAGTTTTTAGCCTTTAATCCGGACCTTCTGCCTGCCCCTTCCCTTCTGCTTTCCTCTATTGATGAACCCGCAGCTTTCGGTAAACTATACGACTCTGAATTACGCGCCCGTAGCTCAATTGGACAGAGTGCTTGACTACGGATCAAGAGGTTGGGGGTTCGACTCCCTCCGGGCGCGCATTCCTTAACTTGGAACCTCGTAGATTATTCGAACGATGAGTTTGAACCCCCGCTAATTAATTGAGGTTGGGGGTTCGAGTTCCGACTTATTCACCCACGGCGGGCGCTTACTCGCTCCGCAGGCTTCGGGTCAGTTACCCCGATTCCTCGGCTCGCTCGGAATCGTTCCTCCGGGCGCGCATTCCTTAACTTGGAACCTCGTAGATTATTCGAACGATGAGTTTGAACCCCCGCTAATTAATTGAGGTTGGGGGTTCGAGTTCCGACTTATTCACCCACGGCGGGCGCTTACTCG is a window of Thermodesulfobacteriota bacterium DNA encoding:
- a CDS encoding sigma-70 family RNA polymerase sigma factor, coding for MRYDTKNNGACGQTAARACAEGKTPCAIPDEHLVALFVRNRDEDAFGELVNRYADRIYRIALRITRDPAEAEDVLQDVFVILTSKAGTFRMESRFSTWLYRVALNSSYMRIRTKKKITTNESSLDGYAPYDQAGILHGVADKDFSRRPDSELLTREALEKIRDSIDALPEQYKHVFHLRHEEGLSDLEAAEVLGISVSAAKSRIHRARLFLRDRLADYFYETGR
- a CDS encoding TetR/AcrR family transcriptional regulator translates to MGVKERRERQRQAVRQEILDAARELFIKDGYENVTMRKIAEKIEYSPTTIYLHFNDKADLVRFLCEEAFVKLVDMFEKLGEDMSDPLLALKRCGRAYVDFGLKYPNDYKVTFMIALKPTAPEDYLREDSMGMRAYGYLRKITEECIRQGKFEGVELESATQSLWMTVHGITSLIIAHPDFPWADQERVIDQTIDKIIAGFAA